One window of Camelina sativa cultivar DH55 chromosome 4, Cs, whole genome shotgun sequence genomic DNA carries:
- the LOC104780327 gene encoding splicing factor U2af small subunit B isoform X1 — protein MAEHLASIFGTEKDRVNCPFYFKIGACRHGDRCSRLHTKPSISPTLLLSNMYQRPDMITPGVDVYGNPIEPRKMQQHFEEFYEDLFEELNKYGEIESLNICDNISDHLVGNVYVQFREEEQAGKALRNLQGRFYAGRPIIVDFSPVTDFREATCRQYEEETCKRGGYCNFMHLKSISSGLRRQLYGRYKNRHSHSRSRSPYRHRSHEDRSHERHSRSRRHEADDDSESRSRSRRYRSKSPRHRRGRRSRSRSRSPGGRRQRSPVREGSEERRARIEQWNREKGEQECANNRANDNCSDGYMKKEDYHQEPSFQQEGY, from the exons ATGGCGGAGCACTTAGCGTCTATATTCGGAACGGAGAAGGATCGAGTGAATTGTCCTTTCTACTTTAAAATCGGCGCTTGCCGTCACGGTGATCGATGCTCGCGCCTCCACACCAAGCCTAGCATCAGCCCTACTCTTCTCCTTTCGAACATGTATCAACGCCCCGATATGATCACTCCTGGTGTTGATGTCTATGGTAACCCTATCGAACCGCGTAAGATGCAGCAACACTTCGAG GAATTTTATGAGGATCTGTTTGAGGAGCTGAACAAATATGGTGAGATTGAGAGTCTGAACATCTGTGACAATATCTCTGACCACTTG GTTGGTAATGTGTATGTGCAGTTTCGAGAAGAGGAGCAAGCAGGAAAAGCGCTTCGTAATCTTCAAGGAAGATTCTATGCAG GTCGTCCGATCATTGTTGACTTCTCCCCTGTCACCGACTTCCGTGAAGCTACTTGTCGACAGTACGAGGAAGAGACTTGCAAACGTGGTGGATACTGCAATTTTATGCACCTGAAAAGCATTAGCAGTGGATTGAGGAGGCAGTTATATGGAAGATACAAAAACAGGCATAGCCATAGCAGAAGTAGGAGCCCTTACAGGCATCGTAGTCATGAAGATCGCTCTCATGAAAGGCATAGCCGCAGTAGAAGGCATGAGGCTGATGATGATAGTGAAAGCCGTAGCAGGAGCAGAAGATACAGGAGCAAGAGTCCTCGCCACAGAAGAGGACGGAGGAGTAGGAGCAGAAGTAGAAGTCCTGGTGGAAGGAGACAGAGGAGTCCTGTTAGGGAAGGGAGTGAGGAAAGACGTGCCAGGATTGAGCAATGGAACAGGGAGAAAGGAGAGCAAGAATGTGCAAATAACAGGGCAAATGACAATTGCAGCGATGGGTACATGAAGAAGGAAGATTATCATCAGGAGCCGTCCTTTCAACAAGAAGGCTATTGA
- the LOC104780327 gene encoding splicing factor U2af small subunit B isoform X2 produces MAEHLASIFGTEKDRVNCPFYFKIGACRHGDRCSRLHTKPSISPTLLLSNMYQRPDMITPGVDVYGNPIEPRKMQQHFEEFYEDLFEELNKYGEIESLNICDNISDHLFREEEQAGKALRNLQGRFYAGRPIIVDFSPVTDFREATCRQYEEETCKRGGYCNFMHLKSISSGLRRQLYGRYKNRHSHSRSRSPYRHRSHEDRSHERHSRSRRHEADDDSESRSRSRRYRSKSPRHRRGRRSRSRSRSPGGRRQRSPVREGSEERRARIEQWNREKGEQECANNRANDNCSDGYMKKEDYHQEPSFQQEGY; encoded by the exons ATGGCGGAGCACTTAGCGTCTATATTCGGAACGGAGAAGGATCGAGTGAATTGTCCTTTCTACTTTAAAATCGGCGCTTGCCGTCACGGTGATCGATGCTCGCGCCTCCACACCAAGCCTAGCATCAGCCCTACTCTTCTCCTTTCGAACATGTATCAACGCCCCGATATGATCACTCCTGGTGTTGATGTCTATGGTAACCCTATCGAACCGCGTAAGATGCAGCAACACTTCGAG GAATTTTATGAGGATCTGTTTGAGGAGCTGAACAAATATGGTGAGATTGAGAGTCTGAACATCTGTGACAATATCTCTGACCACTTG TTTCGAGAAGAGGAGCAAGCAGGAAAAGCGCTTCGTAATCTTCAAGGAAGATTCTATGCAG GTCGTCCGATCATTGTTGACTTCTCCCCTGTCACCGACTTCCGTGAAGCTACTTGTCGACAGTACGAGGAAGAGACTTGCAAACGTGGTGGATACTGCAATTTTATGCACCTGAAAAGCATTAGCAGTGGATTGAGGAGGCAGTTATATGGAAGATACAAAAACAGGCATAGCCATAGCAGAAGTAGGAGCCCTTACAGGCATCGTAGTCATGAAGATCGCTCTCATGAAAGGCATAGCCGCAGTAGAAGGCATGAGGCTGATGATGATAGTGAAAGCCGTAGCAGGAGCAGAAGATACAGGAGCAAGAGTCCTCGCCACAGAAGAGGACGGAGGAGTAGGAGCAGAAGTAGAAGTCCTGGTGGAAGGAGACAGAGGAGTCCTGTTAGGGAAGGGAGTGAGGAAAGACGTGCCAGGATTGAGCAATGGAACAGGGAGAAAGGAGAGCAAGAATGTGCAAATAACAGGGCAAATGACAATTGCAGCGATGGGTACATGAAGAAGGAAGATTATCATCAGGAGCCGTCCTTTCAACAAGAAGGCTATTGA